From a single Aquarana catesbeiana isolate 2022-GZ linkage group LG09, ASM4218655v1, whole genome shotgun sequence genomic region:
- the ZSCAN31 gene encoding zinc finger and SCAN domain-containing protein 31 isoform X1, protein MVEAGFYCCEETRCTFSIRAVAVKSNVCDSTSGCPELSFTLLGMEHKTPKMIAELANKIVRLTREVPLKCEDVAVSISENEGGYLEGRWEQPKKTQDTCTFEQPTAPMQQSRENNNNYPINLCIKKEPFEEFHHSTEQPTVQEGTEKNCPINLCIKEEPGEEPHLFTDGTSALLSTVNVHLPFEEAQSASGFTYISSFGIKSEPGGESSGDTEDSADEESPQVPRSHDRKHVYNIINRIKEEAEKSKDSDVSVYEDTVSQADCTDQDYLPSEPKNKRARTQKSRSREPSSPCEVCGKVFGNKWTLVKHMKIHSGERPFSCDECDKTYKCKSHLTSHMRTHTGERPYQCNQCSRRFFNHQHLVLHQVVHTGEKPYSCPVCGKGFTRQSSVVKHSGMHAEQKRHVCSECGKSYCQYASLIVHLRQHSGEKPFVCMYCKEAFSLKDAMLRHQKTHTG, encoded by the exons GATTTTATTGTTGTGAAGAGACCCGATGTACATTCAGCATTCGTGCTGTAGCGGTTAAAAGCAACGTGTGTGACTCCACTTCTGGATGTCCAGAGCTCTCCTTTACTCTCCTGGGAATGGAGCACAAGACTCCGAAGATGATTGCAGAGCTGGCCAACAAAATTGTCCGACTGACTAGGGAG GTGCCTTTAAAGTGTGAGGATGTTGCTGTCTCCATCTCTGAGAATGAAGGGGGATATCTTGAGGGACGTTGGGAGCAACCTAAGAAGACCCAGGACACCTGTACCTTTG AACAACCAACAGCTCCAATGCAGCAAAGTAGAGAAAACAATAACAATTACCCCATCAATCTCTGCATTAAGAAGGAGCCATTTGAAGAATTTCATCATTCCACTG AACAACCAACAGTGCAGGAAGGTACAgaaaaaaactgccccatcaatctCTGCATTAAAGAGGAGCCGGGTGAAGAACCTCATCTTTTTACTG ATGGGACATCGGCTCTCCTATCTACTGTAAATGTTCACCTACCTTTTGAAGAAGCCCAAAGTGCATCTGGATTCACCTATATTTCCTCATTTGGTATTAAATCTGAACCTGGTGGAGAGTCCTCTGGTGACACTGAGGACAGTGCTGATGAAG AATCTCCCCAGGTCCCTCGTTCTCATGATCGGAAACATGTTTACAATATTATCAATCGCATCAAGGAGGAGGCAGAGAAAAGCAAAGATTCAGATGTGTCAGTATATGAGGACACAGTCAGTCAAG CAGACTGCACAGACCAAGACTATTTACCATCggaaccaaaaaataaaagagcCAGGACACAGAAGTCAAGATCACGAGAGCCGTCTTCTCCTTGCGAAGTGTGTGGGAAAGTATTTGGCAATAAGTGGACTCTTGTGAAACACATGAAGATACATAGTGGAGAGCGTCCATTTTCGTGCGATGAGTGTGATAAGACCTACAAATGCAAAAGTCACTTGACCAGTCACATGAGAACACATACTGGCGAGCGACCCTATCAATGTAACCAGTGTAGTCGGAGGTTCTTCAATCACCAGCACCTCGTCCTCCATCAGGTAGTCCACACTGGTGAAAAGCCATACTCTTGCCCCGTGTGTGGGAAAGGCTTCACTCGGCAATCCAGCGTGGTTAAGCACTCCGGCATGCATGCAGAACAGAAGCGGCACGTGTGCAGCGAATGCGGCAAGAGTTACTGCCAATACGCCAGCCTGATTGTCCACCTGCGGCAGCACTCAGGGGAGAAACCATTTGTCTGCATGTACTGTAAAGAAGCCTTCTCATTAAAAGATGCCATGTTGAGGCATCAAAAGACTCACACTGGGTAA
- the ZSCAN31 gene encoding zinc finger and SCAN domain-containing protein 31 isoform X2 codes for MVEAGFYCCEETRCTFSIRAVAVKSNVCDSTSGCPELSFTLLGMEHKTPKMIAELANKIVRLTREVPLKCEDVAVSISENEGGYLEGRWEQPKKTQDTCTFEQPTAPMQQSRENNNNYPINLCIKKEPFEEFHHSTEQPTVQEGTEKNCPINLCIKEEPGEEPHLFTDGTSALLSTVNVHLPFEEAQSASGFTYISSFGIKSEPGGESSGDTEDSADEESPQVPRSHDRKHVYNIINRIKEEAEKSKDSDVSVYEDTVSQDCTDQDYLPSEPKNKRARTQKSRSREPSSPCEVCGKVFGNKWTLVKHMKIHSGERPFSCDECDKTYKCKSHLTSHMRTHTGERPYQCNQCSRRFFNHQHLVLHQVVHTGEKPYSCPVCGKGFTRQSSVVKHSGMHAEQKRHVCSECGKSYCQYASLIVHLRQHSGEKPFVCMYCKEAFSLKDAMLRHQKTHTG; via the exons GATTTTATTGTTGTGAAGAGACCCGATGTACATTCAGCATTCGTGCTGTAGCGGTTAAAAGCAACGTGTGTGACTCCACTTCTGGATGTCCAGAGCTCTCCTTTACTCTCCTGGGAATGGAGCACAAGACTCCGAAGATGATTGCAGAGCTGGCCAACAAAATTGTCCGACTGACTAGGGAG GTGCCTTTAAAGTGTGAGGATGTTGCTGTCTCCATCTCTGAGAATGAAGGGGGATATCTTGAGGGACGTTGGGAGCAACCTAAGAAGACCCAGGACACCTGTACCTTTG AACAACCAACAGCTCCAATGCAGCAAAGTAGAGAAAACAATAACAATTACCCCATCAATCTCTGCATTAAGAAGGAGCCATTTGAAGAATTTCATCATTCCACTG AACAACCAACAGTGCAGGAAGGTACAgaaaaaaactgccccatcaatctCTGCATTAAAGAGGAGCCGGGTGAAGAACCTCATCTTTTTACTG ATGGGACATCGGCTCTCCTATCTACTGTAAATGTTCACCTACCTTTTGAAGAAGCCCAAAGTGCATCTGGATTCACCTATATTTCCTCATTTGGTATTAAATCTGAACCTGGTGGAGAGTCCTCTGGTGACACTGAGGACAGTGCTGATGAAG AATCTCCCCAGGTCCCTCGTTCTCATGATCGGAAACATGTTTACAATATTATCAATCGCATCAAGGAGGAGGCAGAGAAAAGCAAAGATTCAGATGTGTCAGTATATGAGGACACAGTCAGTCAAG ACTGCACAGACCAAGACTATTTACCATCggaaccaaaaaataaaagagcCAGGACACAGAAGTCAAGATCACGAGAGCCGTCTTCTCCTTGCGAAGTGTGTGGGAAAGTATTTGGCAATAAGTGGACTCTTGTGAAACACATGAAGATACATAGTGGAGAGCGTCCATTTTCGTGCGATGAGTGTGATAAGACCTACAAATGCAAAAGTCACTTGACCAGTCACATGAGAACACATACTGGCGAGCGACCCTATCAATGTAACCAGTGTAGTCGGAGGTTCTTCAATCACCAGCACCTCGTCCTCCATCAGGTAGTCCACACTGGTGAAAAGCCATACTCTTGCCCCGTGTGTGGGAAAGGCTTCACTCGGCAATCCAGCGTGGTTAAGCACTCCGGCATGCATGCAGAACAGAAGCGGCACGTGTGCAGCGAATGCGGCAAGAGTTACTGCCAATACGCCAGCCTGATTGTCCACCTGCGGCAGCACTCAGGGGAGAAACCATTTGTCTGCATGTACTGTAAAGAAGCCTTCTCATTAAAAGATGCCATGTTGAGGCATCAAAAGACTCACACTGGGTAA
- the ZSCAN31 gene encoding zinc finger and SCAN domain-containing protein 31 isoform X3, producing the protein MRGFYCCEETRCTFSIRAVAVKSNVCDSTSGCPELSFTLLGMEHKTPKMIAELANKIVRLTREVPLKCEDVAVSISENEGGYLEGRWEQPKKTQDTCTFEQPTAPMQQSRENNNNYPINLCIKKEPFEEFHHSTEQPTVQEGTEKNCPINLCIKEEPGEEPHLFTDGTSALLSTVNVHLPFEEAQSASGFTYISSFGIKSEPGGESSGDTEDSADEESPQVPRSHDRKHVYNIINRIKEEAEKSKDSDVSVYEDTVSQADCTDQDYLPSEPKNKRARTQKSRSREPSSPCEVCGKVFGNKWTLVKHMKIHSGERPFSCDECDKTYKCKSHLTSHMRTHTGERPYQCNQCSRRFFNHQHLVLHQVVHTGEKPYSCPVCGKGFTRQSSVVKHSGMHAEQKRHVCSECGKSYCQYASLIVHLRQHSGEKPFVCMYCKEAFSLKDAMLRHQKTHTG; encoded by the exons GATTTTATTGTTGTGAAGAGACCCGATGTACATTCAGCATTCGTGCTGTAGCGGTTAAAAGCAACGTGTGTGACTCCACTTCTGGATGTCCAGAGCTCTCCTTTACTCTCCTGGGAATGGAGCACAAGACTCCGAAGATGATTGCAGAGCTGGCCAACAAAATTGTCCGACTGACTAGGGAG GTGCCTTTAAAGTGTGAGGATGTTGCTGTCTCCATCTCTGAGAATGAAGGGGGATATCTTGAGGGACGTTGGGAGCAACCTAAGAAGACCCAGGACACCTGTACCTTTG AACAACCAACAGCTCCAATGCAGCAAAGTAGAGAAAACAATAACAATTACCCCATCAATCTCTGCATTAAGAAGGAGCCATTTGAAGAATTTCATCATTCCACTG AACAACCAACAGTGCAGGAAGGTACAgaaaaaaactgccccatcaatctCTGCATTAAAGAGGAGCCGGGTGAAGAACCTCATCTTTTTACTG ATGGGACATCGGCTCTCCTATCTACTGTAAATGTTCACCTACCTTTTGAAGAAGCCCAAAGTGCATCTGGATTCACCTATATTTCCTCATTTGGTATTAAATCTGAACCTGGTGGAGAGTCCTCTGGTGACACTGAGGACAGTGCTGATGAAG AATCTCCCCAGGTCCCTCGTTCTCATGATCGGAAACATGTTTACAATATTATCAATCGCATCAAGGAGGAGGCAGAGAAAAGCAAAGATTCAGATGTGTCAGTATATGAGGACACAGTCAGTCAAG CAGACTGCACAGACCAAGACTATTTACCATCggaaccaaaaaataaaagagcCAGGACACAGAAGTCAAGATCACGAGAGCCGTCTTCTCCTTGCGAAGTGTGTGGGAAAGTATTTGGCAATAAGTGGACTCTTGTGAAACACATGAAGATACATAGTGGAGAGCGTCCATTTTCGTGCGATGAGTGTGATAAGACCTACAAATGCAAAAGTCACTTGACCAGTCACATGAGAACACATACTGGCGAGCGACCCTATCAATGTAACCAGTGTAGTCGGAGGTTCTTCAATCACCAGCACCTCGTCCTCCATCAGGTAGTCCACACTGGTGAAAAGCCATACTCTTGCCCCGTGTGTGGGAAAGGCTTCACTCGGCAATCCAGCGTGGTTAAGCACTCCGGCATGCATGCAGAACAGAAGCGGCACGTGTGCAGCGAATGCGGCAAGAGTTACTGCCAATACGCCAGCCTGATTGTCCACCTGCGGCAGCACTCAGGGGAGAAACCATTTGTCTGCATGTACTGTAAAGAAGCCTTCTCATTAAAAGATGCCATGTTGAGGCATCAAAAGACTCACACTGGGTAA